aagtgaagtgttgaatttgcaaattccgtaaacaaaattgagcattactcagtattttagctataataaccatcggagtgttgttttgttgaaaaaaaaaagttaaaacttgaaggaattagttataattagcgtctgaccctctattaggcacaGAGGCCTAATATGCCTTTATTGCCCATTTCTGcaatcgctattttaaatcaacattcaggattcacgtaattttgctaggtttatctttctaatactaaaataacacgaacaccatagaaaagcatgagaaactcaattatcatgttaataaatatctgcatctcggttaccgttcactttaaaccGACACGaaatttacaagcggtgataagaaagatcaaatccaaggcagaggataaaactcagaataaaattaatttggcgTTGATATCAGCCTTTAATGTATCAACAGCTGTTGCTGATGTAAACGCAAGGGTATACCAGAAATATGTAACTTCGATATCCGGCAAccccttattcttgcaaaaaaggCGTGCGGGAGTATAGAACCGCATGTGGCTCTCAAACcgtagtttgagaatcactgatctCCAAAACCACAGTGATAAAAATCATCCCCAGGTGAAAGACGTTGACATCAGTTTATTGGTTGCCACGCGAGCAGACAGTCCCAAGCGCAAAATTCCCATTGgttgtatactaaaaagcttGGAACCGTTTGTCTGCggtttgtttttgcattccaTATAAGGTCgaaaaaacatatataatacaatccaacacgTATAGTTTTTTAGAATGACGAACAGGGGGGCAACGAGTGCAAAAAGCCgtcggaagggggccacgagccataagaggttgggaaccactggtataccctttatcagttgtatacccaactaATGGTCCGGTACACATTTGGGTATGTGTTGTGTCGTGAACTCGAAGAATAGACGATATTTGTAGATATTCGAAATGTATTGCAGAAACACACAGTCATTGACTTAAGCATCAACAAAAGAAGAACGAGAGGGAAACCaaggtcactcatgcataaaataAAGGAAGCCATAACACAGTATACCACATTTCCCcctttgaaaaagaaatatgtacATTAGCAAAGTACAAAGCAATATAAGCATGCATAAATCACATTTGATAATCTCTATTCCATTTTGGAGGTCCACGAATTCTAGAGCTTTtagtatataagtataagtttatttcgatccCCCCTAAAAAAATACACGGAACAAACCATGAACACACGAAACATAAGAATGAACACGCAGAATAATGGGGAAAATCGGGACCAGAGGCCAAACCTTTAGTAAGGTTTAGAACACGCAGAAATGCATGTGCCTGTTCACCCATTTTACGCACAAAAaaacatattacaaaataaaaacacgaACGAGGCAATTCAGAATTAACAGCGTCAGAATTATCATCAGCATCTTTCAACGGCTGTACATTTAGTAGAGCAGTTTTTACAACATTTCTAAATACAGCTATCCAACGTTCAATTTCACCAGATGCTTGGGGATAGTAAAGTGAAGAGTAACTATGTTTGATATTTCTTTGACCTAAAAATTCTTCAAACATTTGTGATCGAAATTGTAAACCATTGTCACTGACAATTTCACTGCTGTAACTGCTTTGCAAAAAACAGTTTTCAAGAATTTTATCACAGTAGGTACTTTCGAAGTAAACACGACTTCAGGCCATTTGCTGTAGTAATCAATCAATGTAAtagccagtggcggcgcgtggtcattttgacaaccgggcaagctactgcgggaccaagtcacccccatctacggggacaggatgagcgctgtaagttcttccatcattttatgagtataaaaaccattccatcggtaacaaccaatcggcaaaagcgacaatttttaacgataagaaagtgtctttaaaaccggtccaagtcaagggattaataaatatagacatagtttattttgaaacctctttcaaaaggacccaacccagataaaaaaaaacggatgaatacaatgacatattaacagaaacttcgggaaggcagacaaaacctaaaataaggtttaaaacgttactatgaagaaaggaaagttaatgcaaagataaggacatgcgtcgctcactcatagatatatatgctgctagacgtctactgcttgaacatatatgcaacacgccgcggtttcttggaagcaaaatgctcaataataacgcgctgattaaagtcatgcatcccagaaataacgtctctatgaatggataaaacagccaaggaatttaatctatcttgcttcattgtgtttctgagatacgttttaatacgcttcagcgtgctgaatgttcgctctgcgtcggcggaagaaataggcgtcgtcaaaatgatgtccagaaattttgcagacgccgcaaaggtagttactagagtgttatctatgaggaacccatagagcgcgcaagttgatgtgatgttcaaaaaagtttaattggtgtatatacatcgcaattcattttccaatttacccacgtttatcaagGGGTAAAATTTgaagacagtagccaacaaatggatgggaaattgacgtgcaaattttgaaaaatttttggggttcatcaaagagaatgcggcaaggtgttcagtgcgcagacgatcgcctatttgattcaccagaatgttaCAGCATTcttttgcagacaaaatcaaacgctgcgttgtttgccagcggagtaaagaagcactccatgtgtcgtcgtattttattgtttcccggatacgcgatacagcatcgcagaagtctgaaatacacgactgcacagacgctccatccgttagccttgactgcaatgcgccgtataatacatccacgtgatagaatattgcggagaaaaaatgaaaactcaccatcttctagcagacgctttagacctgccgcctccctcacagagcgttcgtcccaaaccggagagctctgaatgccattgaaacactcaatgagctcagacctaatttcggacacgccctgcaccacgcgtgattggaagttccaacgtgttggtgcacaagctgggagacggcggctacatatctggcgaaggaggtcagagcgcttcggcgaaacggaaaaaaatcaagaaaaccccgaaacatttgcaaaaaatatacggacgagaggggtatcaagacacatatttttattaacgaggttaaattggtgtgcataacaatgtaaaaaatgcgcatgaggaaaatcttcttttatatgaacttgaacaccatgtttcgacccactcatgactgccgcgtcgtcataagtttgagctaacaattttgacttcgcgttgtaaggctgtaacacttctttcagtacagccgatatcccgcaagctgtgcgatcaacgattggtacaaagctgtgaaatctctcggtaggtttaccatctttcacaaaccgaaaaatcacagccagttgggaaacgcacgtgatgtcagttgtctcgtcagactgaatcgaaaggaactggcaattctcaatttccagagccaaatgttgtaaataaattttatacattgagtcgagcaaatcattttgggtatccttagatgtccctttcgaaacagttgcggcatcaagatgatctctcaatactgtatctagggatgcggtgtattccaccatatccaaaaatacccctctattagaagagccagcccgatcatcgtgcccacggagggacagctcgtgacaaccaatgaacttcaaaacatctatcaatcgaccgagaacatggcggtttttctcgacgttttggttgtgccgacgaatagaaaccgcgcgtccttcatccaactgtgctgcaatattaacatttccgaatgttcggtattttactgcattgtccagatgctccatagaagattgatgatccctggcacgctcggaaagatgtttaagatctctaaaaccaaatttacaccaacgtgagtcacgggcggtagcaaaaagtaggcaataaaaacaaaaaagtgcatttttgtcctcgctgtaacacaaccattcgtgttttttataccaagtttctgcgcagaatgtacgccgacgctttcctccgtcatgggattgttccagtgaacaattttttggttgataaggcccaagacgttgtacctctaatttttgttccagcggcagctgcgaatacggagtgcgaagtagtgcatcaaccttattcattatgaggtctaaggctaagaaatgcgaagccggaaagaagtgaggagctcaaaaggaatgtggaaaatcgaaagcaaatggactaaaagTCTCTAACTGTTTCAAATAgcaaacaagcgacaaaaacgaaggcgaggaaactatcaactctccaagcaaccaacgaacgagaaggaatacgtgaatatgtcaacacgttgttgtaagaaacgtcggcattgtgtcgtcataatttcggggctagccccgatcggccccgatgatttagtaaaagaaacagaaaacaaacgagacaaacgcggcgagtggaagataaaagagagaatacgatatacaatgagcaaccgggcaaaatcggcgtcgccccgtcgacgttcggcgaaggcattgcgagcgaaaaatgaatcaattcgggagaatatggctagtgtagacagtctgtgcaaccgatattgaggtatttttcgaatattttttattataccgagaaaacaaccggggcattgcccacACAATCGGGCCGGGCCAACCACCGGGCCAACCACAATCAGCAGGGGAATTTTCAATAGGACCCACAATACCAAATCCCAGCTTCGCCAAGGTTGTTTAGTCAAAGGGACAGGTTTCAATGGAGCAAATACTGGTTTAGTAGCTTTATCATGAGTATTGCAGACAGATCAATGATGAATCAAGTCTTCAACTTGTTTATCTATAGTCTATACCTTTCCACCAGTATAGATCTCGTAATCTATGTTTAGTGCGAGATATTCCTTGATGTGTCATGCGTGCAAGGTTAATTAACTTAGTAgttagagcagggtggtccaaggttattGGTTCCGGgaccacaaaaatatttttgcaatattcgCTTGCCACAAGAGTGCCAAAAATagataaacagtgcaatacaaaacaaacacttttattgtgcaaacttATGGGTCAGTGTTTGCCATTTATcgagccaacctaggctaagaGAATCAGCActcgatttttagttttatatgatgccaaaattgttagcatatattcccaactaaaaagaGAGAAAGCCatttaacaatttagactagccaagcacatcattAAACTTCGCTAGATGCCTCAGCTatccataacactagtcaattcagtgacattggtgatgttacaatatgtcaaaacaattttctggttaattttatgacgaaacaacatcaaatgcgatttattgattaccCTTCGAATGCGCCGCGGCCACAGGTAATGAAGATGCGGGCCACATgggtttgaaccaccctgagtTAAAGCATTCTTCCACCTCGAATTATCAATTCTTTGTAAATTGTCAGCTCATCACGTACATGATAAAATGTTTGTAAGGCAGAATCAACATATTTTTTGTAAGGTCATCCATTACAAATGTAACCTTTCATTTTAGACAGCATAGCATCATTACGTATAGTTGAAGTAATGAAATCGATAAATCAGTATTTGTAGTATTCAGAaaatggtactcctgaagtaagcgcaccaagatgtcgcataacctgaaccctaacctggtacggaACCTgacttcaggttgtgcgccatcttggtgcgcatactccaggaggtccTAGAAAATTGCACACAACATCATCTTCGCAATCAGCCTTTTCAGTAGAATTCAGGGGTAATCTGGATAGAGCAtcagcaaatttattttcagaaccAGATTTGTATTTCACTGTATAATCATAATGTAGCAAACAAGCATTCCATCGAGCAATTCTCATCGATTGTCGAGTATTTCCTTGGATGCTTGATGATCAGTTTGCAGCTCAAATTTTCTACCCCAGATGTAATTGAGAAATTTTTCACATGCCCATACACAAGCGAGTGCATTATGTTCACCAACGGAGTACTTCGCATCAGTAGTAATTATACTAGGATCATAAAAAGCAAGAGTAATATGGTCAGAAACTTTTCTGCAAGAAATTTTCTGCAGCAATAAAACTTTTCTGAGCATCAGTATTAGTAGGAAAAACTAACATCTTTGCGTAAAAGACATCTCATTGGTTTAACAATAGTAGCAAAATCATCACAAAATTTAGAATAATATCCAATCAAACCAAGAAAGGAACGTAAAGAAGTAGTATCATGAGGAGAGGTAGCATCTAGTATAGCATTAGACAATTTCGGGTGTGGCATTAAACCCTGCGCAGTAAGAACATGTCcaaaaattccaattttgtcaACATTAAACTCACATTTATCATTCAATTTGAAACCAAGCTTCAAAAGTCGTTCAAAAATTTCATGTTAATTAGCATCATGTTCTTGTTTGGTGCGACCCTAAATTACAATATCATGAAGTATACATTTAACATCTTTAAACTTTCAAGAACAGATACCATTATCTTTTTGAATGCACTAGGAACAGAGGCTAATCCAAAACAAGCACAACGAAAACGAAATAAACCATCATGTGTAACAAAAGCAGTTAAATCTCGACTTTCCTCAGCTAAAGCTAATTGATGATAAGTAGAGCAAGatctaatttcaaaaaatatttggcaCCATGCATTTCACTAAATATTTCATCTACTGTAGacaaaggaaatttatcaaCCACAATCATTTCGTTAACCTTCCTCAAATCAAGGCACAGACGAATATTACCCGTCTTCTTTCGAACTACCACTAGTGGTGAAATATATTCAGAGGAATTAATCTTTCCGATTATGTTAGCATTTTCTGGCCGTTTCAATTCAGCAGTAACAGCAGCATGAATACAAAAAGGTAATCGTCTCAACTCCTGTTGGACTGATTTGgcatcttttttcatttttactttaTGCTCGAACCCTTTAATAGTGCCAGCAATAGGTATAAAACATTCAGCATATTTAGGCCCTAAGCTTTTTGGCAATTTGTAGGGAGCATTTGTATCACTATACATTACAGACATACTTGTACCATCAAGTTTCATACGTAAAGCATGTAAAATATCACGTCCCAGCAATGAAAGACCTTCTTTCACTACACGTATAATAGCATTAGAGGATTTACCATTGTAAGAAACATTAGCATGAAaataatcaatcaaattaattttgtttttagagTAGGATGTAAGACTCGCTCTAGGTTTCATCAATTTcagattagaaaaatatttgcgaTAAAGGTAACGCGACAACAATGTAACTGGACTACCAGTATCAACAAGAAAAGATAGTACTGTAGAATTAATACACAATTCAACATGACGAATAGCCTTATCATAATGACTAGAAGTAGTAGTATGTAAAATTGGATTAGAAGCAACATCTATGTGTTGCAACGGTGGGCTTttgcaaacttttttaaaatgtcCAACTTTGTTGCATTTGCgacattttacatttttgacTTTGCAATTCTCATTATTAGCAAGATGATCTTTGGAACCACATCTGTGTTTTCATCTTATTCGTAGAAAGACGTTCTTTGATTTTGAAGTCAGGACGCTTTGACTTCATTGTATTTACTGTATTTCTATGTACAGCAAGTGATCTGGAATCACGTAAATCTTTTTCAATTTGACGAGCAATCTCCAAAGTTTTTGTAAGTGTAAGTGTGGATTCCATTAGCAATTTTTCTCGTATTTTATTCACGCTAATTTTTTCCACGATTTGGTCGCGAATCATTTTATCGGGATCACTAAAATTACAATCATTTATTAACTCACGTAATGCAGCAAGATCTTCATCAATGGATTCACTAGGTAATTGAGAACGTTGTCGGAAACGATATCTCTCAGCAATAACACTTACAGCAggttgaaaatatttctcaagCATTTTAACAGCTTTCACATTTTCATCGAACACAACTGCATCTTCTGTCAATGTGTAAAATAATCTTTGGCCTTCAGCACCTAGGCAGTGTAGTAGTATAGCCTATTTTCGGACAGCAAGCAATTCAGTATTAGCAGTAGCAACCATTTAGTTTTGAAACAACGCAATCCATTGCTGCCATGCAACTGGCAGACTGGATGTTTTCCAGGATTGGCCAAAAACATAGCAGGTGGTGGAAATCCGTGAGAACTCATTTCTCCGTAAGTAGAAAAGTAAGGTAGCAAGAAATTGTAGCAATGTAAAAACAGTGTGTAGGCTAGCTTTTTGTATCAAGCCGGCAGTGACAATCAGCAAAATGTCCGAAGTATTTACCGTCGCTTTTCACGTAAAGTATGGTTACCTTGTGTATAAAATTACTCCACCGGCATTAGAATAGTTTAATCATCCTCGTCGCTATTATATGTTGTGTCGTAGACTCGTGTCATTACGTTTACATGGACACGATAATCGTTTTATTAAAAAACGTTCCCACATCGTATTTCGGACAATCGAACGTCAAAATATGTCTTGTGGACACCATTGAATTTCGATCCGGTTTAAAATTGTGGGCTTACTTGGCGTTAAATGCCATTGTCAGTTTTATGCTCCGCGGCTGCTTCTAAATTCGGTTTAACTGCAAACCATGAAtccatttttgttcaaaatgtttttaattttacaagttAACTATCTTGTACGTGTTTATAAGTTTCTCATTTATATGAAACAGAGCAAAGTTACAAATTTCGCAAATATGCCGTTAGTTTTTCATATCTTTTATCTGGCGTATTTCGAAATTTCAGTACATATCAATTACAAACGCTTGGCGATTTTCAACACTTTATTTACCACGCTACATCGACGTTTCCCGGGCAATCGGGGATTATTGCGTTGGTTAcgaactttatttattttaccatgaTGCTTGTTTGTATACAGAATATAAACCACATTAAAGAGTACAAAAATAGGCGTACAGAGGCTTGGAACAACTGTTCTAGTCTATTCGTAGAGATTTATTCCAACTGTCTCTCTGTAGTCTTTCCATTAAGTTGATGTACAAAACCTTCTCTTTAGCTTTCttgtgaagaaaatttatttataatataaaagcTTGCCTATACCCATACACTCTGATCGGACCATGCCACAACCTAATGGTTTTGACTTTATTACTGTGCAATGTATGtaataaaacaacaacaacattggGTCTACAGAGCTGCTAATCCTTTCAGTTTCTCATGCAGAtgataaacaaatttttgatgCTTCAACTTGAACTGCTTTTTACAAACGGGTAACCTTGTTGTGGCACAATGAACCATACTCACTTCTTGGACCCTTAAAACAAAGTTTACATTTAAATCTCTTACAATAAATCATGTGTGGCAGTAGGAGCGGGGTGTATTTTAAACATATTACTTCTGTTATATCGTATCGTCCCCATCTGTTGCACAGTCTCTCTCATCAATTGGGCATGGGTTTCAATTTGCCCATGCATCATTTTTCCTTCCCACTCCCTCTGTTTCTCGAAAAGAATTTTAAAGTCAACTGAAGGTCTTATCCCTGCACAGTGGCATAAAAGACTTTTACTTAACTAGAAAAGAACAATTCCTAGTCAAACTTTTAtggaaatataattgaataagaCTTATCTCAGTTAGGTAGCATGATGTTTTGGTTGAGACATATAATATAAACCAAATATTTATATGGATACGAACCAGATTCTGGATTCCCTCCATGATTGGATGAAGTATCAACAGACTTGTCTGTAGTTGGAGCTGCATATTCTTCAACATCCAAGCAGAAGCAAGACAATTTCAAAAGGACAATCGTCAATTTCCTATTCTAATAAATTTGTGTgctgaaatgaaattattaacTAGATCCAGAATAACTATCCCAGGAAGAGAAAAGGGTCATTACTCACaggacggcctaatcatatgcctaaccacagcctctcgtctggATATCTGTTTATGCCAGGTATGGAAATATTTAACCAATTATTCATTAAGGCGCATGGACCAGTTGATTGCGGTGACAACTTCATTGATTATCCTCTGCAGTCAAAGTATGGGCCAGGCTCACAGTAAGAGATATACGAAACATTCAAgtatattgaaattaaaaaaaatatatataagactGAACTACACAAGAAGACACACCTGGCTCTGGTGTGCTTGGAAGCATTGCAtccctttttttttcaatttctgaaataaataaaaaaaaacatgacatAAACCAGTACACAGGTAATAGGGAACTGACAAAATGCATCGATTcaaaacaacaaagaaaaatagtTACCTAGTGAGTAGTGATACAGCATCTGTGATTCCAATATCCACTCccatattaatataatcaaCATCTGGGTGGTGGCCAAACATTTCATAAAGCCCATCATAATAATCACATGTTATGTGAGCCGCCCCATCAACAGGATGCAGACGTAATATCTTGTTGAAAGTAGACCATAAGGCCGTCACCTACAACGTATTTGTTGGAGACTACAAATGTAAAAACATCTAGCTTTAGTAACTAGCCAattgaaaaactgaaaacaTACTGCTAGTCAAGAATTTAACATAGTTcgtatttgataatatttcaacgaaaatcaattgcaattttctaaaaattgagTAGAGATAACTATTCAGAAAACTACTAAAATGCATGAATCAAAAAGCTGAAACTGTATAACATAACGACTGTACTCCCAAACGTTTTTTTGTATCCCTTCGCTGTCAACTGTTTCTCAACTTCTCTGTACAAAACTTTTGATCTAGACTCCTCTTGGTCAAGCAGAACAACCTTCATTTCTCGAACAATACCAAGCATTGTTTTAACCTCGTTGCCCTCCCACTTAGCTTTCGGATTTGACATAGACTCCATTTCAATCACAAACATAAACTGCACTACTACTTTTCTGCTATAACttatgtttaaatataaattaaataacagTTTGCTATGAATGCAACTCATTATGTCAAGAAATTAAATTTTCGAAATCAAAAACGATAATCGATTTAACTGATACCTGtgatacagtaccggtaccgtattttTGGTGTATGAATATAACATGCCCAACGTTTTGACGTTTGCTTTGCTAGACTAAGGTAGGGTTGAAAAGCTCCATACAGCCATAGGCCTATTCGTGTCCACTATTTCCTGACTCGTATCAGTGCTGTACTTGTGTTTAACATCATACTATCTGACTGTATCTTTTGCAAAATTACATAATCCGGGAAACTTGTACACTTACATATGTTGCAGTCATTTATGGCACTAGAATTCCGCGACTTTACCTAATATTTTAGTTTCAGACCCAGTTACCGGTAACGTCAGACCGTAATGCATTGTGCATGGCAGGCTGTTGATGGGTCTGAAAGAAGTTTAACATATTCCGCAAGTAAAGAATTCCATCTACAACTAATAATTACTTCAAACAGCTCAAACTCGCTTGCAATTGCAACGCTGTCACCCTGAAAGCATTACTGCACTAGGTTCACAAAAGCGCAGAGCAAGCGACCTAGAAAACGCCAAAGTAAAACCGTCAGCGCGTCCCTGTTCGCGCGTGCGAGGAAAGCATCGTGCCTGCTAATCTACCCTGTGCAATCGTGCACGAATATTACCATGGTTAACTGAATACGATGCAAACACGCTGAGTCATGATTGGCGATCGAACCAAAGTGTTTACATCAGGGGTGACGAACCCATTTGCTATCGCGGGCCACTTTTTAGTTACCGCTGAGTAGGCGGGCCGCACAACTTTTTTGTCATATTACGATCGCCGATGAGCACGCGTcgcgctaagcgttaggaatgcgCTAGCTAACGTACCTCTGCGTGGGTTCGGAGggacaaatatgtaaatcctatcatattATACCcattaaaacgaaaaaaaaaatcattaacaAAATCAATCGAAAGTAATAAAACCCATGTATCCATACAGCTGAATATATTTAATGTTATATTGCAGCAtgaaatagaaaacaaataaagaaatatgTAATGCTTTTTGTCTTAGTGAGATTTTCGGTATTCTTTCTTTTTTACTAATCGTTCAATATTAGGACAAATTGACGATGTGGAAACTCTCAATTGCAGACCAAGATTTTCGTCTGTCAGCCTTGACCTGTATCGactttttgtatatttcattttagaaaaaaattgttcgCATAAATAGGTGCTTCCGAAAACAGATGACCATTTAAGAGCGCTAGCTCTCAAGTTTGGAAACTCTTTCTTTGATACATAAACACGATAAAATTCAAGCAACGGCATATTCAGATACATTGCTTTCAGCGTGTCATCGCTTTGTAGTTTCATGAGTTCGAGTTGAAGCTCGGAGGGTGCAGAAGCAGGTGTGACAATGAAGGGAATAGAAAAGATATCAAGCTCCAGCTTCTTGCTTTTGATATCCGTAAATCTAGCATTGAATCTTTCCAAGAGACTGGAACATTCCAAAGCATATATATTGGGTACAAAAAGTTGGATTGTGTTTTTTCAACGTGGGAAATGCGTGCAATCGTTATCTTTCAATTGATTATACCAGCAGAGATCAAGCATTGGCGTAAAAGACTTGATCTTGGAATACATCGAGTGCAATAGTTGATCTGGTCCTTCAAGTTGCACGTTCAAGTCGTTTAAATGCTTTGTGATATCTACTATAAATCCCAAGTCGCACAACCAGTTTTCATCTTCCAGCACAGTCAACGGACATTTCTCCAAATTTCGAAACTCAACAATTTCTGGTAAAAGAGAATGAAAGCGCGCTAACATGTTCCCACAACTCGTCCAACGAACAGCACAGAAATAAAGAAGATCATCATAATCAGCGTCAAAGTCTTTGAAAACTTGCTTGAAGCAGCTTTAGAAGCACATCTTCGCCACGAGTAGTTTCGTGCATCGATTTTAGAGATAGCAAGTTTTCATCAATTTGAAAATCCGCTGTAACTCCCCGAAAAAATATTGCCAACTGCGCGGTATTCTTGTTGTCCGTTGTTTCATCGAGACAAACGGAAAAGTTTTCGTATTTCTCTGCTCTTTTTTTGAGAATATCTTCAATATCTTGACCCATTTCTTTTATGCGGTCACAAACAGTAGGCCGAGACAAACTCAGCCTCTGATACAAATAAACCGACTTTGGAGCCAACTTTTCAGCTGCTTTTACGAGTATTTCCTTGACCCATGCCCCATCGTCATAAGGCTTAAGCTTTTTAGCGATCAATTCCGATACTTCATAGCTCAAAGTGAGCACGTTCGTGCTACAAAAGGAAGTCATGACAAGCTTTTGCGGATACAAATTTCTCTGAAATTCTTCTATCTCACTTTTTCTGATATCCCCATCCAAATTTTTCAACTCAGGATGTTTGGTCTCGTAGTGAcgttttaaattttcttttttcataacTGCCAGCGAACTTTTGCACTTTAGGCAAAACCGTTTCCCCCCTcttttataaagaaaaacatATTAGTCCATTCTTTATGAAATCCCCTTCTTTCATCTACAATCTTTCTTTTCTTTGCTGCAGACATTGAAATTAAAGGCCGCAGGTTCGTCACCTCTGGTTTACATGAACACGATTCGCTCAAAATACGGCTTTGGCACGATAATCGTTGCTATGTAAACGCACTAATTGACTTAAGCATCAACAAAAGAAGAACGAGAGAGAAAACCaag
This is a stretch of genomic DNA from Styela clava chromosome 2, kaStyClav1.hap1.2, whole genome shotgun sequence. It encodes these proteins:
- the LOC144431991 gene encoding general transcription factor II-I repeat domain-containing protein 2-like, whose protein sequence is MLARFHSLLPEIVEFRNLEKCPLTVLEDENWLCDLGFIVDITKHLNDLNVQLEGPDQLLHSMYSKIKSFTPMLDLCCLLERFNARFTDIKSKKLELDIFSIPFIVTPASAPSELQLELMKLQSDDTLKAMYLNMPLLEFYRVYVSKKEFPNLRASALKWSSVFGSTYLCEQFFSKMKYTKSRYRSRLTDENLGLQLRVSTSSICPNIERLVKKKEYRKSH
- the LOC144431992 gene encoding zinc finger BED domain-containing protein 5-like; its protein translation is MKKENLKRHYETKHPELKNLDGDIRKSEIEEFQRNLYPQKLVMTSFCSTNVLTLSYEVSELIAKKLKPYDDGAWVKEILVKAAEKLAPKSVYLYQRLSLSRPTVCDRIKEMGQDIEDILKKRAEKYENFSVCLDETTDNKNTAQLAIFFRGVTADFQIDENLLSLKSMHETTRGEDVLLKLLQASFQRL